TGATCCACTTGCATATGTTCGGATGGCAAAGAAGACCCTGGATAGAAAAAAGAGCTCACTTGAAGTTATCTTCACGTGTATGATTAGCGAGCTTTTTGTTAAAATGTTTGGTCTAAAGGTATTTCTTTTTCCCGCTTGTACTGGTATGTTTTCCTAATATTAAACTCAGACAATTAAGTAACTCATTGTCTAGCAAACTAACACTTCTTTTATTTAGTTATTATTCTTCATGTTTATAATTGTTCAACTTGACAATCCAAGCAGGCAGGTGCTTTTATCATCGGTCGTATGCTCACAAATACAACTACTACGCTCTCGAACATGGTTGGACCAACAGAGCAAGTAGAGTTCTATGGACACCCATTTGTCTTCATTGCACCTACAGTTTATGGTATTCCACAAGTAAGTCAGCCATGATCTTAGATCGAAACCTTCAATCTTAAGCCACATTTGTACTTTTGTCAACCCAAATCATCCACCACATTGTCCACAATGCAAGGACATTGGTATTCATCGCTTTTAAACATAAGTGCTCTAATACGTATGAATTATAAAAAAAGATCGGGTAAGTTAATCCGGTTTACTAGAAcaaaaaaacaagaatcaaaactcAAAACATCAAAAACCACATATGCTTCCTtagtttatactccctctgttccaaagtttggtcatctattttggaacggagggagtacttcgttGTACATTTATATCCAAAATGGTGTATGCGCCTTGGAGGAACCACAATATATACGATAAGAAGGAACAAAT
The Triticum dicoccoides isolate Atlit2015 ecotype Zavitan unplaced genomic scaffold, WEW_v2.0 scaffold92904, whole genome shotgun sequence DNA segment above includes these coding regions:
- the LOC119348462 gene encoding O-acyltransferase WSD1-like; its protein translation is MAKKTLDRKKSSLEVIFTCMISELFVKMFGLKAGAFIIGRMLTNTTTTLSNMVGPTEQVEFYGHPFVFIAPTVYGIPQALIVHYQSYNSTIKVILSVDEEIIPNYTQLLDDFVESFGHIKDAASRLSTHVKKG